In Cygnus atratus isolate AKBS03 ecotype Queensland, Australia chromosome 5, CAtr_DNAZoo_HiC_assembly, whole genome shotgun sequence, a single window of DNA contains:
- the SIX4 gene encoding homeobox protein SIX4: MSSASPTAEITSAVEIKQENVMEMLSEAVPPDGAAAGALNPAAPPPPPAAAAAPFPMEHGGEEAAAEQVLLHTELLARNHHAAAAASPSSSSSSSSSSSSSSSSSSSSSSSSQTPLAFSPDHVACVCEALQQGGNLDRLARFLWSLPPSDLLRGNESLMKARALVAFHQGIYAELYSILESHNFDSSNHPLLQELWYKARYTEAERARGRPLGAVDKYRLRRKYPLPRTIWDGEETVYCFKEKSRNALKELYKQNRYPSPAEKRNLAKITGLSLTQVSNWFKNRRQRDRNPSETQSKSESDGNPSTEDESSKGQEDLSPHPLSSSSDGVTSLSLPSHMEPVYMQQLGNTKIALSSSGVLLNGNLVPASTSPVFLNGSSFLQGPNGVILNGLSVGASQTVTLNSPKTTSSVVSNGVSITDILSSSSEDVKDFKLLQASVPNTAAAATFSPSNIPVSFPGLIPSSEVKRESVETVASQDGGSVVTFTAPVQINQYGIVQIPNSGTNGQLLNGSIGFSSLQLPPVSVAASQGNVSVNPSTSDGGTFTSDSSTVQQGKVFFSPLTPSAVVYTVPNSGQTVGSAKQEGLERSLVFSQLMPVSQNTQLNVNMSSENISSGGLQYLASSLVNVTPSHNFSLTPPTLLNAAELNSGISESQSMSSPVTSTSTVISISNTNYATLQNCSLITSQDLLSISTAQPALGEIVSATGDRVSHPSAQVHQDFVREHRLVLQAVPDVKENFLPNSESKSTGNLMMLDSKSKYVMSNMVDTVCEELETDKKELAKLQTVQMDEDMQDL; encoded by the exons atgTCTTCTGCCTCCCCCACGGCCGAGATCACGAGCGCGGTGGAGATCAAGCAGGAAAATGTGATGGAAATGCTCTCCGAAGCCGTGCCCCCCGacggggcggcggcgggagcccTGAAccccgcggcgccgccgcccccccccgccgccgccgccgccccgttCCCCATGGAGCAcggcggggaggaggcggcCGCCGAGCAGGTACTGCTCCACACGGAACTTCTGGCCAGGAACCACCACGCTGCGGCCGCCGcctcgccctcctcctcctcctcctcctcgtcgtcgtcctcctcctcgtcctcgtcGTCCTCCTCGTCGTCGTCTTCCTCGCAGACCCCCCTGGCTTTCTCCCCGGACCACGTCGCCTGCGTGTGCGAGGCGCTGCAGCAAGGTGGGAACCTGGACCGCCTGGCCAGGTTCCTGTGGTCTTTGCCCCCAAGCGATCTGCTACGTGGCAACGAGAGCCTGATGAAAGCCCGGGCGCTGGTGGCTTTCCACCAGGGTATCTACGCCGAGCTCTACAGCATCCTGGAGAGCCACAACTTCGACTCGTCCAACCACccgctgctgcaggagctctggTACAAAGCTCGCTACACCGAGGCGGAGCGAGCCCGGGGCAGACCCTTGGGGGCGGTGGACAAGTACAGGCTGCGGAGGAAATACCCTCTGCCCAGGACGATCTGGGACGGCGAGGAGACGGTGTACTGCTTCAAGGAGAAGTCCCGCAACGCGCTCAAGGAGCTCTACAAGCAGAACCGCTACCCCTCGCCGGCCGAGAAGCGCAACCTGGCCAAGATCACCGGGCTGTCCCTCACCCAGGTCAGCAACTGGTTCAAGAACCGCAGGCAGCGGGACCGCAACCCTTCGGAGACGCAGTCCAAAAG CGAGTCAGACGGCAACCCTAGCACGGAAGATGAATCCAGTAAGGGGCAGGAGGATTTATCTCCACATCCGCTCTCCAGCTCGTCCGATGGAGTTACCAGCCTCAGCCTTCCCAGCCACATGGAGCCTGTGTACATGCAGCAGCTTGGAAACACTAAAATAGCCTTGAGCTCATCTGGTGTCTTGTTGAATGGAAACCTTGTGCCTGCCAGTACTTCTCCTGTCTTTCTCAATGGTAGCTCTTTTCTTCAGGGACCCAATGGTGTAATTCTCAATGGACTCAGCGTGGGGGCTTCCCAGACAGTAACTTTAAATTCACCCAAAACCACTTCGAGTGTTGTGAGCAACGGGGTATCCATTACTGACATATTGTCATCATCTTCAGAAGATGTTAAGGACTTCAAACTCCTTCAGGCTTCAGTCCCTaacacagcagcagccgccACGTTCAGCCCCAGCAACATACCGGTCTCATTCCCAGGATTGATACCAAGCTCAGAAGTGAAAAGGGAAAGCGTAGAAACTGTTGCTTCCCAAGATGGAGGCTCTGTAGTTACTTTTACTGCTCCTGTCCAAATAAACCAGTATGGCATTGTCCAGATCCCTAATTCAGGAACAAATGGCCAGCTGCTGAACGGAAGCATcggtttttcttctctgcagctgcctcctgtTTCTGTGGCAGCTTCACAAg GTAACGTTTCAGTAAATCCTAGCACATCCGATGGGGGAACTTTTACGAGCGACTCTTCAACGGTGCAACAAGGAAAGGTTTTCTTCAGCCCCCTCACTCCGAGCGCAGTCGTTTATACGGTTCCCAATTCAGGTCAGACGGTAGGATCTGCTAAGCAAGAAGGACTGGAAAGAAGCCTTGTGTTTTCTCAGTTAATGCCGGTCAGTCAGAACACGCAACTAAATGTAAAcatgtcttctgaaaatatatcCAGCGGAGGACTCCAGTACCTGGCCTCCTCGTTAGTGAATGTAACGCCCTCACATAATTTTTCCCTCACACCACCCACTCTTTTAAATGCTGCAGAACTGAACTCTGGTATCTCAGAGAGCCAGTCCATGTCATCACCCGTAACCAGTACCTCTACCGTGATATCTATCAGCAACACTAACTATGCAACCCTTCAGAACTGTTCGCTCATTACCAGTCAAGATCTGTTGTCCATTTCTACAGCACAGCCCGCACTTGGAGAAATAGTTTCTGCAACCGGAGACCGTGTCAGCCACCCGTCTGCACAAGTACATCAAGATTTTGTCAGAGAGCACAGGTTGGTTCTGCAGGCTGTACCCGATGTCAAGGAGAATTTCTTGCCTAATTCGGAAAGTAAGTCAACTGGCAACTTAATGATGCTGGATTCAAAATCCAAATATGTTATGAGTAACATGGTTGACACGGTTTGTGAAGAACTGGAAACGGACAAAAAAGAACTTGCCAAACTGCAGACAGTTCAGATGGATGAAGATATGCAAgacttgtaa
- the SIX1 gene encoding homeobox protein SIX1, whose translation MSMLPSFGFTQEQVACVCEVLQQGGNLERLGRFLWSLPACDHLHKNESVLKAKAVVAFHRGNFRELYKILESHQFSPHNHPKLQQLWLKAHYVEAEKLRGRPLGAVGKYRVRRKFPLPRTIWDGEETSYCFKEKSRGVLREWYAHNPYPSPREKRELAEATGLTTTQVSNWFKNRRQRDRAAEAKERENTENSNAATNKPNQLSPLDGSKPLLSSSEEEFSPPQSPDQNSVLLLQGNLGHARSSSYPLSGLAAPQSAHSLPGHQLQDSLLGPLTSSLVDLGS comes from the exons ATGTCGATGCTGCCGTCGTTTGGGTTCACGCAGGAGCAGGTCGCCTGCGTGTGCGAGGTGCTGCAGCAAGGGGGGAACCTGGAGAGGCTGGGCCGGTTCCTGTGGTCCCTGCCGGCCTGCGACCACCTGCACAAGAACGAGAGCGTCCTCAAGGCCAAGGCGGTGGTGGCTTTCCACCGGGGCAACTTTCGCGAGCTCTACAAGATCCTGGAGAGCCACCAGTTCTCGCCCCACAACCACcccaagctgcagcagctctggctcaAGGCGCACTACGTGGAAGCCGAGAAGCTGCGGGGCAGACCCCTGGGAGCCGTGGGCAAGTACCGGGTCCGCCGAAAATTCCCCTTGCCCCGCACCATTTGGGACGGCGAGGAGACCAGCTACTGCTTCAAGGAGAAGTCCCGGGGCGTGCTGCGGGAGTGGTACGCGCACAACCCCTACCCCTCGCCCCGCGAGAAGCGGGAGCTGGCCGAAGCCACCGGCCTCACCACCACCCAGGTCAGCAACTGGTTCAAGAACCGGAGGCAGCGGGACCGAGCGGCCGAGGCGAAGGAAAG GGAGAACACGGAGAACTCCAACGCCGCCACCAACAAACCCAACCAGCTCTCGCCCCTGGACGGGAGCAAACCCCTCCTGTCCAGCTCCGAGGAAGAGTTTTCTCCGCCGCAGAGCCCCGATCAGAACTCGGTCCTGCTCTTGCAGGGGAACCTCGGGCACGCCAGGAGCTCCAGCTACCCCCTGAGCGGCTTGGCCGCCCCCCAGAGCGCTCACAGCCTGCCGGGCCACCAGCTCCAGGACTCGCTGCTGGGACCCCTCACGTCCAGCCTGGTGGACCTGGGCTCCTAA